A single Calidifontibacter indicus DNA region contains:
- the rplJ gene encoding 50S ribosomal protein L10 has translation MAKSDKNAAIAELTGKFRESGAAVLTEYRGLTVAQLTQLRNDLREHATYAVVKNTLTERAAAEAGVTAFDGQLVGPSAIAFVTGDPVEAAKKLRDFAKANPLLVIKGGVLDGKPLSAEEITKLASLESREVLLAKLAGAMNASLSQAVYLFAAPLSQTARVVDALRAKVETEGPAAPADEAPAAAADEASTTDVAEGGDEN, from the coding sequence ATGGCGAAGTCCGACAAGAACGCCGCCATTGCCGAGCTCACGGGCAAGTTCCGTGAGTCGGGTGCGGCCGTGCTGACGGAGTACCGCGGTTTGACCGTGGCGCAGCTGACCCAGCTGCGTAATGACCTCCGCGAGCACGCGACCTACGCCGTGGTGAAGAACACGCTCACCGAGCGCGCTGCTGCCGAAGCCGGAGTCACGGCTTTCGACGGTCAGCTCGTCGGCCCCTCCGCGATCGCCTTCGTCACCGGTGACCCGGTCGAGGCGGCCAAGAAGCTGCGTGACTTCGCCAAGGCCAACCCGCTCCTCGTGATCAAGGGCGGCGTGCTTGACGGCAAGCCGCTCTCGGCCGAGGAGATCACCAAGCTCGCGAGCTTGGAGTCCCGCGAGGTGCTGCTCGCCAAGCTGGCCGGCGCGATGAACGCGTCGCTCAGCCAGGCTGTGTACCTCTTTGCTGCCCCGCTGTCGCAGACCGCTCGCGTGGTCGACGCGCTGCGCGCCAAGGTCGAGACCGAGGGCCCCGCGGCTCCGGCCGACGAGGCGCCGGCCGCTGCTGCGGACGAGGCCAGCACCACCGACGTCGCCGAGGGTGGCGACGAGAACTGA
- a CDS encoding ATP-binding cassette domain-containing protein: MTTTLTPTATPESASPVPPDSPERRVDWRRVRHPVALVALIALACAALGQTFGTVVAGRLAEHATVNLVWLLFGCVVGGAVLDSAGRFLWSGVIDRAEGTLRGDLLDAALHQPLHALTEQAVGEVLDRVDDDTHEVGTLVRTQLWGVMRALLGIVPMWIVAAITWWPAWILFPIASAATMWVMRPFMKTIAERKVIEEMAWTDHAAALEEGVAGRDDLRTSLGQAFAIRRLAALSARVHDLFNQVLQLERKMTMRAGLMLHALLAAVAVAGVALATSDKLSVAQLVTLFLVTSVFVGRIYDVAHQLPELQAGLGAVIRLRQMLALAPEPVGGDELPAGGLDLRFDDLSFSYEEGSFALQGIDLHVPAGQTIALVGRTGSGKSTLASLVSRAVEPERGSVLLGGADVLDLDLHALRQAVGVVTQRTEIVAGTLAENITLFADQPRDKVQAAVTELGLDDWVAGLPEGLDTVLGPGGTMLSAGEEQLLAFARLLVRDVRVVVLDEATARMDPLTEARVVAAAERLLRGRTGILVAHRLTTTARADLVAVLDHGRVVQSGSRARLAVEPGPFRDLLAAASTVTDEPEPEVVAGAVGAARRKGTPPERPQVDDGPSLARGIWHVLMVRPRWGLTAIVLFLASAVLGSVGSLTGYVWGSTVENLRDGSLNNWWMVALVACILAGPMLLAIAIALYPRWWVEVLLRVRMSVLVGQTAQRRLDPTPPGEVVARAMDSDRYARYADRWVDFVNGLAIAVITAIVAGTPLAGLVLGVVMLASALASAIGRPIAGRSATKASAQRARFGRALVSSLDSARTIKLAGRTPEVHRHLREVDSGRVDAAVREHRVQAVLDGVPTVMVQVGAVAAWAALLWDVWGLATALLVVNAVNGFDWFGRVAGAVVTEAPGTRSWQKATSRLAGGVDLMDLPEGVDLLTGKAPAVEEPERTALRSLELRHLSAVHDDGTVGVEDVDLTVQRGELVLLLGQVGSGKSSLLRSLAGLLDHDGSVRWNGEEIDDAELFMRPGQVAYVGQVPRVLSGTFSDNVQLGFDRDFERPVADARLTPDVASAGGAQALVGHRGVRLSGGQVQRLALARALAADAELLLADDVSSALDATTEIELWQALRARSATVIGATSKRAALAQADNVVVLVEGRVAATGPWSQLSADWGHLAG, translated from the coding sequence ATGACCACCACCTTGACGCCGACCGCCACCCCTGAGTCGGCCAGCCCCGTCCCGCCTGATTCGCCTGAACGACGGGTCGATTGGCGTCGTGTTCGCCACCCCGTCGCGCTCGTGGCGCTCATCGCGCTCGCCTGCGCCGCGCTCGGCCAGACCTTCGGCACCGTCGTCGCCGGACGGCTCGCCGAGCACGCCACGGTCAATCTCGTCTGGTTGCTCTTCGGCTGCGTCGTCGGCGGCGCCGTGCTCGACTCCGCCGGACGCTTCCTCTGGTCGGGTGTCATCGACCGCGCCGAGGGCACACTGCGCGGAGACCTGCTCGACGCGGCGTTGCACCAGCCGCTGCACGCCCTCACCGAGCAGGCCGTCGGCGAGGTGCTCGACCGCGTCGACGACGACACCCACGAGGTGGGCACCCTCGTGCGCACCCAACTGTGGGGTGTCATGCGCGCGCTGCTCGGCATCGTGCCGATGTGGATCGTGGCCGCGATCACCTGGTGGCCGGCCTGGATCCTCTTCCCGATCGCGTCGGCCGCGACCATGTGGGTGATGCGGCCGTTCATGAAGACGATCGCCGAGCGCAAGGTCATCGAGGAGATGGCCTGGACCGACCACGCCGCCGCCCTTGAGGAGGGCGTCGCCGGTCGTGACGACCTGCGCACCAGCCTCGGCCAGGCTTTCGCGATCCGCCGCCTCGCGGCGCTGTCGGCGAGGGTGCACGACTTGTTCAACCAGGTGCTGCAGCTCGAGCGCAAGATGACCATGCGGGCGGGCCTCATGCTGCACGCGCTGCTGGCCGCCGTGGCGGTCGCGGGGGTGGCGCTGGCGACGTCCGACAAGTTGTCGGTGGCCCAGTTGGTCACGTTGTTCCTGGTCACGAGCGTTTTCGTCGGTCGCATCTACGACGTCGCCCACCAGCTTCCCGAACTGCAGGCCGGGCTCGGCGCCGTCATCCGCCTGCGCCAGATGCTCGCGCTCGCACCCGAGCCGGTCGGTGGCGACGAGTTGCCCGCAGGCGGCCTCGATCTGCGCTTCGACGACCTGAGCTTCTCCTACGAGGAGGGTTCGTTCGCACTGCAGGGCATCGACCTACACGTGCCGGCCGGTCAGACGATCGCGCTGGTCGGACGCACCGGATCGGGCAAGTCGACCCTCGCGTCGCTGGTGTCGCGCGCCGTCGAACCCGAGCGCGGTTCGGTGCTGCTCGGCGGGGCCGACGTGCTGGACCTCGACCTGCACGCGCTGCGCCAGGCCGTCGGCGTGGTCACTCAGCGCACCGAGATCGTTGCCGGCACGCTCGCCGAAAACATCACCCTCTTCGCCGACCAGCCGCGCGACAAGGTGCAGGCCGCCGTCACCGAGCTCGGCCTCGACGACTGGGTGGCCGGTCTGCCCGAGGGACTCGACACCGTGCTCGGCCCCGGCGGCACCATGCTGTCGGCGGGGGAGGAGCAGTTGCTCGCGTTCGCCCGGCTGCTGGTGCGCGACGTCCGGGTGGTGGTGCTCGACGAGGCCACCGCCCGCATGGACCCGCTCACCGAGGCGCGCGTCGTCGCCGCGGCCGAGCGACTGCTGCGCGGGCGCACCGGCATCCTGGTCGCCCACCGGCTCACCACGACCGCGCGGGCCGACCTGGTCGCGGTGCTCGACCACGGACGCGTCGTGCAGTCGGGCAGCCGCGCCCGCCTGGCCGTCGAGCCCGGACCGTTCCGCGACCTGCTGGCCGCCGCGAGCACCGTCACCGACGAGCCCGAGCCCGAGGTCGTCGCCGGAGCCGTCGGTGCGGCCCGCCGCAAGGGCACCCCGCCCGAGCGCCCGCAGGTCGACGACGGTCCGTCGCTGGCGCGCGGCATCTGGCACGTGCTGATGGTGCGGCCGCGATGGGGCCTCACCGCGATCGTGCTCTTCCTCGCCTCGGCGGTGCTCGGCTCGGTGGGTTCGCTCACCGGGTACGTCTGGGGTTCGACCGTCGAGAACCTGCGCGACGGATCCCTCAACAACTGGTGGATGGTCGCGCTCGTCGCGTGCATCCTCGCCGGGCCGATGCTGTTGGCGATCGCGATCGCGCTCTATCCGCGCTGGTGGGTCGAGGTGCTGCTGCGGGTGCGCATGTCGGTGCTGGTCGGTCAGACCGCCCAGCGCCGGCTCGACCCGACACCGCCCGGCGAGGTCGTCGCCCGCGCGATGGACTCCGACCGCTACGCCCGCTACGCCGACCGCTGGGTCGACTTCGTCAACGGGCTCGCGATCGCCGTCATCACCGCGATCGTGGCCGGCACCCCGCTGGCCGGTCTGGTGCTCGGCGTCGTCATGCTCGCCTCGGCGCTCGCATCGGCGATCGGTCGCCCGATCGCCGGTCGTTCGGCCACCAAGGCGTCGGCGCAGCGTGCCCGCTTCGGTCGGGCGCTGGTCTCCAGCCTCGACTCCGCCCGCACGATCAAGCTGGCCGGTCGCACCCCCGAGGTGCACCGCCACCTGCGTGAGGTCGACTCCGGACGCGTCGACGCCGCCGTCCGCGAACACCGGGTGCAGGCCGTGCTCGACGGCGTGCCGACCGTGATGGTGCAGGTCGGCGCGGTCGCCGCCTGGGCCGCACTGCTCTGGGACGTCTGGGGTCTGGCCACGGCGCTGCTGGTGGTCAACGCCGTCAACGGGTTCGACTGGTTCGGGCGCGTCGCAGGCGCGGTCGTCACCGAGGCCCCGGGCACCCGCTCCTGGCAGAAGGCCACGAGCCGCCTCGCCGGGGGAGTCGACCTGATGGACCTCCCCGAGGGTGTCGACCTGCTCACCGGCAAGGCGCCGGCGGTCGAAGAACCGGAGCGAACTGCGTTGCGGTCGTTGGAACTTCGTCACCTGAGCGCGGTGCACGACGACGGCACGGTGGGTGTCGAGGACGTCGACCTGACCGTGCAGCGCGGCGAGCTGGTGCTGCTGCTGGGCCAGGTGGGTTCGGGCAAGTCGAGCCTGCTGCGCTCGCTGGCCGGGCTGCTCGACCACGACGGTTCGGTGCGCTGGAACGGCGAGGAGATCGACGACGCCGAGTTGTTCATGCGGCCCGGTCAGGTCGCGTACGTCGGCCAGGTGCCGCGCGTGCTGTCGGGCACCTTCTCCGACAACGTGCAGCTCGGGTTCGACCGTGACTTCGAGCGCCCCGTGGCCGACGCCCGGCTCACCCCCGACGTCGCATCCGCCGGTGGCGCGCAGGCGCTCGTGGGGCACCGCGGCGTTCGGCTGTCGGGTGGCCAGGTGCAGCGGCTCGCGCTGGCCCGTGCGCTCGCCGCGGACGCCGAACTGCTGCTGGCCGACGACGTGTCGAGCGCGCTCGACGCCACCACCGAGATCGAGCTGTGGCAGGCGCTGCGGGCCCGCTCGGCCACGGTGATCGGCGCCACCTCGAAGCGAGCCGCGCTGGCGCAGGCCGACAACGTGGTGGTGCTGGTCGAGGGACGCGTCGCGGCGACCGGTCCGTGGTCGCAGCTGTCGGCCGACTGGGGCCACCTCGCCGGCTGA
- the rplL gene encoding 50S ribosomal protein L7/L12, translating to MAKLSTDELLEAFKEMTLIELSEFVKQFEDTFNVTAAAPVAVAGAAPAAGGGDAGAAEEQSEFDVVLVSAGDKKIGVIKEVRALTSLGLKEAKDLVDGAPKPVLEKVDKAAAEKAKEQLEGAGATVELK from the coding sequence ATGGCGAAGCTCAGCACTGACGAGCTCCTTGAGGCCTTCAAGGAAATGACCCTCATCGAGCTCTCGGAGTTCGTGAAGCAGTTCGAGGACACCTTCAACGTCACCGCTGCGGCCCCGGTCGCGGTTGCTGGCGCCGCCCCGGCAGCAGGCGGCGGCGACGCCGGCGCTGCTGAGGAGCAGTCGGAGTTCGACGTCGTCCTGGTCTCGGCCGGTGACAAGAAGATCGGCGTCATCAAGGAGGTGCGCGCCCTCACCTCCCTCGGCCTGAAGGAGGCCAAGGACCTGGTCGACGGTGCGCCGAAGCCGGTTCTGGAGAAGGTCGACAAGGCTGCGGCCGAGAAGGCCAAGGAGCAGCTCGAGGGCGCCGGCGCGACCGTCGAGCTCAAGTGA
- a CDS encoding peptidoglycan-binding domain-containing protein, which translates to MRVSQVVASGGARTAAAFEIATGSAGGTSSDPDVRNGLDHRPFWTTVGVGRSTAGPAQAVGASSRPRGRHVQGIVMTVSRRFVLGSAVAGILFGTSVQAASAATFAAVTSTSDPRNIRAFKLLLNGLGWRTAVDTTYTRTFYDFVRTFQRRNGLPVTGLGDEATIRFLASRRSVAADTTSWHAGALKVLLHKHGYVFSTGADATPYLTGSSLAFAQTMLDLGNFRVSAGYGHTQSNPDAVIWTRLFGAPGIGGLYPVSQLSSSVKGTNCGPASAVAILASRGKLPRKWAYTTAGAGAAIDDFRRSCALDAVAGVTDRNKIGTEYWELLRGFATYGLTGRQGGIADTISLGRAGRATICGGNIRQLPWWRTTFSGDASHWIAVLGTASNGEFVVIDPYLSGSNAYARRITEAGLRLYASTNPGYRVGHPRLQPPNRNSVVIN; encoded by the coding sequence ATGCGCGTGTCGCAGGTGGTCGCTTCTGGCGGTGCGCGGACCGCGGCTGCCTTCGAGATCGCAACTGGCAGCGCCGGCGGCACCAGTTCCGATCCCGATGTCAGAAACGGGCTCGACCATCGACCCTTTTGGACTACCGTTGGCGTCGGCCGGAGCACCGCGGGGCCCGCGCAGGCGGTAGGTGCGTCGTCACGTCCAAGGGGTCGTCACGTCCAAGGAATCGTCATGACCGTTTCTCGTCGCTTCGTACTCGGTTCCGCCGTCGCCGGCATTCTGTTCGGCACCTCGGTGCAGGCTGCGTCCGCCGCCACGTTCGCCGCTGTCACATCCACGTCTGATCCCAGGAACATCCGCGCGTTCAAGTTGCTGCTGAACGGGCTGGGTTGGCGCACTGCGGTGGACACCACGTACACACGCACCTTCTATGACTTCGTCCGCACGTTCCAGCGGCGAAACGGCTTGCCTGTCACCGGCCTCGGCGACGAAGCAACCATCCGTTTCCTCGCATCGCGACGCTCGGTCGCGGCCGACACCACCTCGTGGCACGCCGGCGCCCTCAAGGTGCTGTTGCACAAGCACGGGTACGTCTTCTCCACCGGCGCGGACGCGACGCCCTACCTGACCGGATCGTCGCTCGCGTTCGCGCAGACGATGCTCGATCTCGGCAACTTCCGCGTCTCGGCCGGTTACGGCCACACACAGTCCAACCCTGATGCCGTCATCTGGACCAGACTCTTCGGCGCCCCGGGAATCGGGGGGCTCTACCCGGTGAGTCAACTTTCCTCGTCGGTGAAAGGCACCAACTGCGGGCCCGCGAGCGCGGTCGCGATTCTGGCGTCCCGTGGGAAACTTCCGCGCAAGTGGGCTTACACGACTGCCGGTGCCGGCGCGGCGATCGATGATTTCCGGCGCTCCTGCGCTCTGGACGCCGTGGCCGGGGTCACCGACCGGAACAAGATCGGCACCGAATACTGGGAACTGCTCAGAGGCTTCGCCACCTACGGCCTCACCGGGCGCCAAGGCGGGATCGCCGACACCATCTCCCTCGGCCGAGCCGGACGCGCGACGATATGCGGCGGGAACATCAGGCAGCTGCCATGGTGGAGAACGACCTTCTCCGGCGACGCATCGCACTGGATCGCTGTGCTCGGCACCGCATCGAACGGCGAGTTCGTCGTCATCGACCCCTACCTGTCCGGCAGCAACGCCTACGCGCGACGCATCACCGAGGCCGGTCTTCGGCTGTACGCATCCACGAACCCCGGATACCGGGTCGGGCACCCCCGTCTGCAGCCGCCGAACCGCAACAGCGTCGTCATCAACTGA